CTGGTTTAATATTGAATAGCTGAAATCGTAGCTCAAAGCTGTATTCTCTGAGAAGCTGCTTCCAAGCTGCGAACTCACCCTTGATACAAGGCCTGAGGGATTGTATGCAATCTTTGTAATCTCATTGAGGCCGTTGCTTATTTCGCGAATTCTGTCAGCATTATCGTAGGTGAAAGAAGTAACCTCACCCTGAGGCCTTACCACCTTTTCAACAAAACCGGTTTGCGGATTATAGTCATACTCCCATTTAGCATCCCATACGCCGGCGTTCTTATTGAGATAAATCGTTAGATAATCTATCGCACCGGAGCCTGCAAAGGCATACTCATAATCGAGCGTTCCTGCATCAGGCAGAGTAATTTTGCTTATAAGCCCTTCCGGTGTATACTCGAACTGGTAAGCCGGCCTTGTATTTTCAAACTGTCCTGTCTGCGGTTTGAAATACCGGTCAGCAGGCAGCTCGATTTTCTCCAGCAGGCTTCCATTATAGCTGAAATCTGCTGTGCTGCCGTTTTCGTCCGTTGCAGAAAGCAGCTTGCTATGAGGCCCTGAGCTGTAGGTGTAGGTTCGTGAGAGGCCAACGTCGTTCTGATCCGCTTTATGGGTTAATTTTATCATATTGCCGTAGTTGTCGTATTCGTACTCATAGATCTCGCCGGTTGGGAGGATCATTTTCTTCAAGTGCCCGGGGGCATTCTGCTCTGAAAGCTGCGGGTCGAGGTCGAAATCATAAACGTAATCAGTAACCGCCCATTCCCCGTCATCCATTTCCTTTTCGAGCTCGTCGAGCAGTCCGGTTTCTGTGAGATGGTGCTTTTCAAGATTGCCTGCTCTGTCGTACACTTCTACTGAAGTTATATTTCCGTTCGGATCGGTGTAATAAGAAGCAATGAAATCATCCTGCCCGTAGGTCTGCCTGTTTATCCTTCCCTCGGAATCGTAATAATTCACCGACCATATCTGCCCCTGAGAATCCTCCTGAGTTATAATCTGGTGCGGGTTGTCGGAGTCTGCAGAGGTGTATGTGTACTGTACAGTTCTGCTGCCTGCACCGCTTACTGCCGGCGGGCACTGAACAGATACGAGGTCTTGATCATCGTTTCTTGTGTAGTACCATTTCCTTCCGCGGCTGTCTTCAATGTAGTCTATCATCTTATCATCATCGTAGTAGATGTTGATGTATCTGCCTGCGTCGTTGGTAATGTTTGTGAGGAGGCCGTCGGAATAGTAGAAATCCATCTGATTGCCATACCTGTCTTGGATGTAGTCTATGAAGTATGTGCGGTCGGTATTTTCTTTATTTGATGCATCGAAGTACCAGTTTACATCGTTCTTCATTTTAACGATAAGATTATCACCATCTTCAAAAAGCATCACACCCGGGGCCTTTGCGCAGGTGTAAGGCCCGCTTTCGAGGCTATTATCTCTGAGGAAGTTGTATCTTGCGTTCCCTGCGTAGAGGCGGTATTTATCGTAATCGATGCAAGTGTCCTCGTCGGTTTCCTTGCCGCAGTATCTTAGTGCGATGTTGTAGTTGTGGGTCCAGTTGCGTCCAACCCTGCAGCTTTCAGGGTCTATCCCGTAATCAATTGTGTAGGTGTAGGATTCTTCATCAATTTGAAGTACATAGCTTGTGCAGTCGCTGATTATTTCGCTGTTTGGATCGCATTCCCAGCAGAAGTGTTCATACGTTGAATACACATCAACCTGAAGCGTTCCCCCGTCTTTATCGTAGAATTCGCCGAAGCCTTCCTGCACCTCTATCATATTATCGTTTGGATCAGGTGCGTTTTGCCCGGGCTTCCAGCAGTCCGGCTCAATAAAGTAAGATACATCCTCCACTACCATAAAAGTGTAATTTTTGATAGTATCAGAAGTGCTGCCGGTATTCCCGTAGGCGTTTACAAGCTCCTCAACGCTCATATTCACTGAATCGTCCTTCATTTGCTCAAGAGCAGCGCAGTCGTTTTCAAGCTGGCTGTCGTTTGTGCCGGCAAGATATTTCTGCCCGGGAGCAGGATTTGTGAACCTGCGTTTGAATCCCTGATCGTCGCTGTCTCCATAGTACAGGCGGGTGAAATTTATGTCCATCGTGTTGCCGGGCACATAAATATCATTTATGCTCTGTATCCCTTTTCCTGTGCAGAATTCCACAGGATCCATCCCTTTGTCTGTATCAGGGAGCACTTGATCCAGACTCTGGATTCGGTATTTTTTGTTTTCTTCTTCTGTTTCAAACGGCAGCACATGAATATTTTCCAGCCAATGATGGTAAAGAAAGCTGTCAACAGAGACGTGTGCAAAGTAGTTGGTGAACATCGGGGGAGCAGGGTTGTTTACAGTAATCTCGTAATGCTCCTCAATATCCATATCACGGAGCGAGCCCTCTGAGACAAGCTCCACACCGCCCGCTGTGCGTATAGAGCAGTACCCCTCATCAGGGCCTTTCTCGTTGAATGCTTCCACCTGCAGAATCACATCGCTGCCGTAAAACTCCCAGTTGTAGAAAATGCTGTTTGGGCACACAGGGAAGAAGCTGTTGTCTAACGCGTACCTGTAAACTGTAAGCCCTTCTTCGATTGGAGGGGTTTCCAGCTCAGGGTATGCAGCGTTGCATTCAGAACGCTCTGTTTTAAAAACTACCTTAAAGAGCTTAAACCATCGTCCGGCTGAAGCGTTCTGGACAACAAAAAACCCAAGAACAACCGCCGAAACCAGAAGTCCGCTTAAAATTGACCGTTTCATTGTAATAACCTCATTTTCTATTTCGCATAATACAACCCCGGATAACACTTGCTATCCAATCTACAGGTTTATAGTAGTTTTACTATAAAGAGATGTCAAGGAAAATAAATATGAATTTTTAAATAATTTTTGGGTCATCCAAATAATGTGCAACTTTCTTTGTGGAGGCTGAACATTCTGTTAGTGTCCCAAATTGTGTGTCTGAAGAAACTACTTATATTTTAATCTTCTGCGGGTTGGCTGTGAAATTATCACATAAAACTTATTACTTACAACTTACAACTTAAAACCTACAACTTAAAACTTAAAACTTATCACTTTTAACTTTTAACTCTGAACTTCCCTAAAATACTCAATCGTTTGGGCAAGCCCTGTATCGAAATCGGATTTCGGCTCAAATCCCGCTGCTTTGAGCTTATCGATCAAGGCCATACTGTGCCGCACGTCGCCCGGGCGCTCTTCGGCATAGCGAATCTCTGAGCTGGAGCCTGTGAGACTGATTATCCTTGAGGCGAGGTCGTTTATTGTCGTTTTACCGCCGTATGCCACATTGTACACGCCGACAGGTGCATCGGATTCTGCGAAGAACGCATTCGCCGCTGCAACATCCTGCACGAAGACGAAATCACGGGTCTGCTCGCCGTCGCCGAAGATTGTGATCGGCTCGTTGCGGAGGGCTTTGTGGATGAAGATCGGCACGGCCGCGGCGTATTGGCTCTTCGGATCCTGCCGCGGGCCGAATACGTTGAAGTAGCGAAGGCAGGCTGTGTTGACCAGCCCCTCGGAGCTGAACATATTGCAGTAGTATTCGCCGTCGAGCTTGGTGATGGCGTATGGGCTTTTCGGCTCGGGAAGCATTGTTTCAAGCTTCGGGACGGTTGGGTTGTCGCCGTAGATTGCGGCGGATGTGCTGAAGCAGAGCCGCTTTACGCCGGCCTCGCTCGCCTCGCTAAGCACGTTCAGCAGCCCCTGCACGTTCGTTTCTACGCATTCCTGCGGCTTGTGCATCGATTCGGGTACGCTGATCATTGCGGCCAGATGGAACACGTAATCGCAGCCGCGAACGGCCTCGCGAACCGCCTTGCGGTCGGTGATTGACCCGCGGATTAAGCGTGCGCCCGTGCCCGTGAGATTCTCCTCGAAGCCAGAAAGCAGATTATCCAAAACTACAACCTCCGCCCTGCCGCTGTAATGCCGAGCGATGTGCGAACCTATAAACCCCGCCCCGCCAGTAATGAGAATTTTCATAGAAACTATTTCCGCCTGATTTGTTCAAATATTTTTAAGTATGTATCAACACCGTGAGAAAAAGACATATTCTGCTCATAGAATGCTCTGGCATTCCTGCCCATTTCAGCAAGTTTATTTTTCCCTAAAGAACGTGCCTCATAAACTGCCTTGCAAAGCGACTCTGAATCCCCCGGTTCAAAACCAATACCTGCTCCAGCATCAGCAACAAGCTTAGAAGGATCGCCGCTTATTCCTGCAAGAATAGCTTTGCCTGAAGACATATAAGTTTGGATTTTCGAAGGCATCGTTATTCTAAAAAGCGGTTTATCCTTAAGATGAACTAAAGCCAAATTTGCCAAACTTAAAAAATTAGAGATATGGTTCAGGGAAACTCTGTCATGTAAAATGACGTTATTAATATTTCTGAGCTCTAATTCTTTCTGCAGCATAGACTGCTCAACACCACTTCCTACCAGAATAAATCTAACCTCAGGAACTATACTCTGAATCTTTTCCGCAGCTCTTAAAACAGTCATCATATCTTGAGCTGGGCCAAGGTTACCCGTATAAACAACATTAAAACAGCCCCTAACATTCAACTTTTCTGCAAGATCAAAATCATAAGCAGTATCTGAGGGAAAGTGCACTTCATCACACCAATTGTAAACCAGTTCTATTTTTTCAGGCTCAACCCCCCTTTCAATTAATTTATTTTTTGCCCCAGGGGATATAACCGCAATATTATCAGCAAATGAATAGGCCATTTTGCAAATCGAATTAAGTAAATTGAGCGCAAATCTATTGCTCAGCATACCTGTTGACTCCACCGAATCAGGCCAGATATCTTGTATATTCAACACGTAAGGAGCACCTCTAAATATACGCGTAAAAATCCCCGGAAAAGCTGATGTTATTGGACCATGCGGCAAATACACCACATCAGGTTTTGATACATTCCAAACGCCCCAAATGGAAGCGCTCATAGCATAGGTAAGATAACAAAGAGATCTTTTAACTGAAGACTCGTTATGACTTGGATATAAAGGCACTCTAAAAATCTTAACGCCGTCAATTGTTTCTTTCAAAAGCACTTTCTGTTTGTAACCGAACCTTTCACCATCAAGATAATTTGGGAAAGAAGTAAGAACTTCAACCTGATGCCCTCGTTTCACAAGTTCTTTAGCAAACGGTAAGCCATAAAATATGTTTGGATCAGGATAAAAATAGTGCGTTATAAATAAAATCTTCATATCAGCTTAAATCATTTTGCTTGAGGTTTTCCCAGATGTAATTGAGCTTGGCTTTGCCGGCTATAAGCTTCAGCACTCTTTCAGATGTATTCAGAATCTGGTAGTCTCTGGGCAATTCAACGTTGTTTCTCGTAATATCATCAGATGTCTGAATACGTATTGCTTCCACAATCGTATCAGCCTCAAGGCCGGTTACAATAATTGAGCCGGTGTCCAAAGCTTCAGGGCGTTCTATCGCATTTCGGGGCGTTATAGCTGGAAAATTCAAAATCGAAGCCTCCTCGCATATTGTTCCGCTGTCTGATATAACGCATGTGGAATTCATCTGCAGATTCACATAATCTATAAAACCGAAAGGCTTCATAAAGCGGATTCTCTCATCTAAGCCGTCTCGCTCAAGGCTTTCAAGCCTCTTTCTGGTTCTCGGATGGGTGCTTACGATTATTGGAATATCAAATTCTGCAATCAGCCTTTCAAACGCATCGAGTATCTGCCCCAAAGATTCTCTTCGGTCAACGTTTTCCTCTCTGTGAATGCTTGCCAAAAAGTATTTTCCCTTTTCAAGCCCCAATTCCTGAACGGCATTAGAGTCCTTGATTTTTTCAATATTGTCCATAAGCACTTCCCGCATCGGAGAGCCGGTAACATATATCCGCCTGTGGGGAAGGGCCTCAGAGATAAGATGCCTTCTGGCATGCTCTGTATAGCAAAGATTAAAATCTGCGATGTGATCTATAATCCTGCGGTTTGTCTCTTCTGGTACGTTCTGATCAAAGCTTCTGTTGCCGGCCTCCATATGGAAAATTGGTATTTGAAGCCTTTTTGCAATAATCCCTGCAATCGAGCTGTTGGTGTCGCCGAGAATAAGGACAGCGTCCGGCTTTTCGGCTTTGAGTATCTCTTCGGCTTTGATTAGTATATTTCCGTACACCTTCCCTAAGCTGGAGGTATCAACGTTCATAAAATGATCGGGCTTTCTTACGCCGAGGTCATCGAAAAAAACCTCATTGAGCTCATAATCATAATTCTGGCCTGTATGAACTATAATATGATCCAAATGCTTATCCAAGCGTTTGAGAACCGCGGAGAGCCTTATTATTTCCGGCCGAGTGCCGAGGATTGTTACTACCTTCATATAATGCTATACCTCTTCGTAGAATGTGTCTGGGTCTTTCGGGTCGAATGGTTCACTAATCCAGAACAGGGTAACAAGTTCTGTTTTTCCCGTATTCGTTATATTATGCGTGTAATTAACGGGCATTTCAACCCAGCTCGGCTCATCACCGCTCACATTATATTCAATTATTTTTTCAGTACCGATTCTGCGAAGCTTAATGCTCGCCTTTCCCGAGACAACAC
This window of the Sedimentisphaera salicampi genome carries:
- a CDS encoding glycosyltransferase family 4 protein — protein: MKILFITHYFYPDPNIFYGLPFAKELVKRGHQVEVLTSFPNYLDGERFGYKQKVLLKETIDGVKIFRVPLYPSHNESSVKRSLCYLTYAMSASIWGVWNVSKPDVVYLPHGPITSAFPGIFTRIFRGAPYVLNIQDIWPDSVESTGMLSNRFALNLLNSICKMAYSFADNIAVISPGAKNKLIERGVEPEKIELVYNWCDEVHFPSDTAYDFDLAEKLNVRGCFNVVYTGNLGPAQDMMTVLRAAEKIQSIVPEVRFILVGSGVEQSMLQKELELRNINNVILHDRVSLNHISNFLSLANLALVHLKDKPLFRITMPSKIQTYMSSGKAILAGISGDPSKLVADAGAGIGFEPGDSESLCKAVYEARSLGKNKLAEMGRNARAFYEQNMSFSHGVDTYLKIFEQIRRK
- a CDS encoding NAD-dependent epimerase/dehydratase family protein, producing the protein MKILITGGAGFIGSHIARHYSGRAEVVVLDNLLSGFEENLTGTGARLIRGSITDRKAVREAVRGCDYVFHLAAMISVPESMHKPQECVETNVQGLLNVLSEASEAGVKRLCFSTSAAIYGDNPTVPKLETMLPEPKSPYAITKLDGEYYCNMFSSEGLVNTACLRYFNVFGPRQDPKSQYAAAVPIFIHKALRNEPITIFGDGEQTRDFVFVQDVAAANAFFAESDAPVGVYNVAYGGKTTINDLASRIISLTGSSSEIRYAEERPGDVRHSMALIDKLKAAGFEPKSDFDTGLAQTIEYFREVQS
- a CDS encoding RHS repeat-associated core domain-containing protein encodes the protein MKRSILSGLLVSAVVLGFFVVQNASAGRWFKLFKVVFKTERSECNAAYPELETPPIEEGLTVYRYALDNSFFPVCPNSIFYNWEFYGSDVILQVEAFNEKGPDEGYCSIRTAGGVELVSEGSLRDMDIEEHYEITVNNPAPPMFTNYFAHVSVDSFLYHHWLENIHVLPFETEEENKKYRIQSLDQVLPDTDKGMDPVEFCTGKGIQSINDIYVPGNTMDINFTRLYYGDSDDQGFKRRFTNPAPGQKYLAGTNDSQLENDCAALEQMKDDSVNMSVEELVNAYGNTGSTSDTIKNYTFMVVEDVSYFIEPDCWKPGQNAPDPNDNMIEVQEGFGEFYDKDGGTLQVDVYSTYEHFCWECDPNSEIISDCTSYVLQIDEESYTYTIDYGIDPESCRVGRNWTHNYNIALRYCGKETDEDTCIDYDKYRLYAGNARYNFLRDNSLESGPYTCAKAPGVMLFEDGDNLIVKMKNDVNWYFDASNKENTDRTYFIDYIQDRYGNQMDFYYSDGLLTNITNDAGRYINIYYDDDKMIDYIEDSRGRKWYYTRNDDQDLVSVQCPPAVSGAGSRTVQYTYTSADSDNPHQIITQEDSQGQIWSVNYYDSEGRINRQTYGQDDFIASYYTDPNGNITSVEVYDRAGNLEKHHLTETGLLDELEKEMDDGEWAVTDYVYDFDLDPQLSEQNAPGHLKKMILPTGEIYEYEYDNYGNMIKLTHKADQNDVGLSRTYTYSSGPHSKLLSATDENGSTADFSYNGSLLEKIELPADRYFKPQTGQFENTRPAYQFEYTPEGLISKITLPDAGTLDYEYAFAGSGAIDYLTIYLNKNAGVWDAKWEYDYNPQTGFVEKVVRPQGEVTSFTYDNADRIREISNGLNEITKIAYNPSGLVSRVSSQLGSSFSENTALSYDFSYSILNQLTQITDSLGRITQLGYDPNGKREYLKDPKAVQEGFKNLEYTYDNSGRVKSVKLPESYERGPNGNKTDFTYYGNGKLKSIKDPRGSTTTYHYDNYGRVSEVIMPDGTAEVFQYDGTGNLVKHKKSSDAVYYYDYYSNGLLRGKSVKIPESQGDQDGVIQLDDSGIPAMMDSQNWQTVQDSTSFGGQFSQSIASGATFPMQTSISKDAYLVQVYYPAGITGTMNVNIFDGFDSSSPKFTKQINLASGSESWVNVGMCEFENEQAAVQFEQVSGTAAFDAVRLVPCTLYKYDVMGRLVSAGKCEFEYDSAGNLVKEIDAFGREISREYYPGGKLKKLVYPDGYFVTYAYDAAGRLETITDSNNELLAYYQRDESGRTTRKLTVGGAETFYDYEDVGSSDDDMGIYLEKISYLFAGTNEMSVEYTRDPAGNVVSRSQQQYVQNFFYDKNYWLTFADGVDYDYNNILQRESETENGTTIQYSDDGDGMGRFTSVGSDQVQYDGNGNIKVFGDRQFIYDNENRLIGEYSLTADPNTVNVALYNYDAFGRRISKAIGTGALAEEGQLTKTFCYDGRNVIAEYSSEGQVTSRYVYGENGEEIITMINIERPQNLLDLPSASQIADSWLSLPEDSGYIAGANFADPNRIDLADLAVYMDTSFDAEYAAEIEENYFGYYLDAQGSVVGVYSADSSTGGIKETYRYSAFGEYEIFDSTGSQVAEPVTGNPYMFSGFRLDEETDFYYVGSRCYNPKLGIYMSRDPQRKIESMNMYDFCRNNPLSGNDDYLSFIDSVDPMNGLGIFSDIAKQRDFGLTAGLDAVDMLPSSRAVSAMKKLGVGSGLQPQAAASGELRNPKNPDACIPVDPADNRTEKLFKAVPESFKGEIDKVMK
- the wecB gene encoding non-hydrolyzing UDP-N-acetylglucosamine 2-epimerase — protein: MKVVTILGTRPEIIRLSAVLKRLDKHLDHIIVHTGQNYDYELNEVFFDDLGVRKPDHFMNVDTSSLGKVYGNILIKAEEILKAEKPDAVLILGDTNSSIAGIIAKRLQIPIFHMEAGNRSFDQNVPEETNRRIIDHIADFNLCYTEHARRHLISEALPHRRIYVTGSPMREVLMDNIEKIKDSNAVQELGLEKGKYFLASIHREENVDRRESLGQILDAFERLIAEFDIPIIVSTHPRTRKRLESLERDGLDERIRFMKPFGFIDYVNLQMNSTCVISDSGTICEEASILNFPAITPRNAIERPEALDTGSIIVTGLEADTIVEAIRIQTSDDITRNNVELPRDYQILNTSERVLKLIAGKAKLNYIWENLKQNDLS